In Primulina eburnea isolate SZY01 chromosome 14, ASM2296580v1, whole genome shotgun sequence, the following proteins share a genomic window:
- the LOC140811245 gene encoding receptor-like kinase TMK3, whose product MELITVRYALDISLPEEKQHIVAWFRSILISKGTHAFPNSIDPNLDLSEERTLSSIITVVELSDYYSSKEPNQRPYMSHVVYVLSSLAGVWKPTKCTDPQDSDEINYRMTLAEMMKRWNVVEGMSSLGNWNSTLGTNDDIKTTITN is encoded by the coding sequence atggagttgatcaCCGTAAGATATGCTTTAGACATTTCTTTACCCGAGGAAAAACAGCATATAGTGGCATGGTTCCGCAGCATACTCATCAGCAAAGGCACACACGCTTTTCCAAATTCCATTGACCCGAATCTTGATCTGAGTGAAGAAAGAACACTTTCGAGTATCATCACTGTTGTAGAACTATCTGACTACTACTCCTCTAAAGAACCTAATCAGAGGCCTTATATGAGCCATGTGGTTTATGTGCTCTCGTCTCTGGCTGGAGTTTGGAAGCCAACCAAATGCACTGATCCACAAGATAGCGACGAAATCAATTACCGCATGACTTTAGCTGAAATGATGAAGAGATGGAATGTTGTTGAAGGAATGAGTTCCCTTGGTAACTGGAATTCTACACTTGGCACCAACGATGATATAAAAACGACCATAACAAATTGA